The DNA region TTACACGCTGCTGTCAACACCTCTTTTTCAACTTCTTTCTGGCTTCGATGAACTGAAGCACCTGCTGCCGAAACCTACATAACTCATTGAAACTCAAGGAGTTTTCCGTTTCGACTGCGCCGGAAGTGGGGCGAATTATAGACGTCCAGAATCTGCCGTCAACCGTTAATTTCGCTTTTCTTGCAAAACCGGCTTTTTGGTCAGCAAACGCGGGATACGCCGCGTCACTGGCGGAATACGCAGTAGCAGAAGCACCGCACCTATAAAGGCATAGATTGCCCATTCTTCAAGATCGGCACGCACAATCCAAAGCATATGCAGCAAACCCAAACCCAGAATCACGTACGCCAGGCGATGCAGCTTCTTCCAGCGCGAGCCCAACCGACGCTGACTGTAGCGATTGGACGTCACCGCCAACGCCAACAAGCCAAGAAAACCCAACGCCCCTACTATTATGTATGGCCGCTTGCGCAACTCGACTGCCAACTGCGACCAATCGAAACCAAGGATAAACGCCATATAGCTGCACAGGTGCAGCACCACATAGGCGAAACACCAAAGCCCCAACTGCCGGCGTACGGCAATCCACCCCGCCCACCCGGTCAGCTTCTGCATAGGCGTCATGCTCAGGGTAATCAACAACAACACCAATGTTCCCAAGCCCAGCCGATCCACCAACACTTTGCCGGGATCGGGCCCAAGCAAATCCTCAAGCGCCTGATACAGCCAGAGCATCGGCCAGATTGCCGCCGCGATGAAAACGCCTATACGCCAGAACGGATACCGCATCAATAGTTCTTCCGCAGATCGAGCCCTGTATATAAAGAAGCGACTTCATCCGAGTAGCCATTGAACATCTGCGTATCGCGCACGTTCGGTTTAAACAGGCTGTTCGGCAACCGTCTCTCCCGCGCCTGCGTCCAGCGTGGGTGATCAACCGTTGGATTCACATTCGCGTAAAACCCATACTCATCCGCCGCGATGCTCTGCCAAGTGGTTTTCGGCTGCTCGCTGACCAGACTGATACGCACGATGGATTTGACGCTCTTGAAGCCATACTTCCAAGGCACTACCAAACGCAGCGGCGCACCGTTCTGATTCGGCAACTCGCGGCCATACATACCCACCGCCAGAATTGCCAACGGATTCATCGCCTCATCCAGACGCAAGCCTTCTACATAGGGCCAGTCGATCAAGGCGAACCCAGAGCGCTGCCCCGGCATGGTTTTGGGATCCTGCAGAGTCTCAAAGCGGATGTACTTTGCATTGGCGTTCGGCCCAACTTGCTTGAGCAGCGCCGAGATTGGAAAGCCGATCCACGGAATGACCATCGACCACGCTTCTACACAGCGCAGGCGATAGATACGCTCTTCCAGCTGATACGGTTTAATAAAGTCTTCCAGCGCATATCGCCCTGGCTTATCCACCTCCCCGTCTACCACCACACTCCACGGTTCAGTTTTCAGCGAACCAGCATTCGCCGCCGGATCACCCTTGTCGGTACCGAACTCATAGAAGTTGTTGTAGTGGGTTGCATCTTTATAAGGCGTGATCGCCTCATCCTTGACATTGACCGCCCCCCACTGGGTAGACGACAGCTTCTCGTCAAACCAGGCAGGCGCTTTGCCGGGCTCGACATCGGCGTATCGGGCGGCATCCTCGGCACTGGCCCAGCGCGGCAGGCTACTGACGGCAATACCGGCAGCAGTAGCCCCCAACAATTGGCGGCGAGAGAGATAGATATTTTCAGGCGTGACATCCGACTCATGGCAGTCAGACGCTTTGGGGATTTTGATCAGCATGACAACTCCGCAGCTTTGGAGGACAGATGCACCCATAGACTGCGGAGTATGCGTGAAATTACATCACTCGGCTTTTTTGTGCCGACGAAGATGCAACAGGTACTGCACCGGACCGGAAGCTGCGTAGGCGAGGAACACCAACAGCAGAATGCGCGGTGGGTCACTGAACACCACGGCAA from Pseudomonas helmanticensis includes:
- the msrQ gene encoding protein-methionine-sulfoxide reductase heme-binding subunit MsrQ, which produces MRYPFWRIGVFIAAAIWPMLWLYQALEDLLGPDPGKVLVDRLGLGTLVLLLITLSMTPMQKLTGWAGWIAVRRQLGLWCFAYVVLHLCSYMAFILGFDWSQLAVELRKRPYIIVGALGFLGLLALAVTSNRYSQRRLGSRWKKLHRLAYVILGLGLLHMLWIVRADLEEWAIYAFIGAVLLLLRIPPVTRRIPRLLTKKPVLQEKRN
- the msrP gene encoding protein-methionine-sulfoxide reductase catalytic subunit MsrP, giving the protein MLIKIPKASDCHESDVTPENIYLSRRQLLGATAAGIAVSSLPRWASAEDAARYADVEPGKAPAWFDEKLSSTQWGAVNVKDEAITPYKDATHYNNFYEFGTDKGDPAANAGSLKTEPWSVVVDGEVDKPGRYALEDFIKPYQLEERIYRLRCVEAWSMVIPWIGFPISALLKQVGPNANAKYIRFETLQDPKTMPGQRSGFALIDWPYVEGLRLDEAMNPLAILAVGMYGRELPNQNGAPLRLVVPWKYGFKSVKSIVRISLVSEQPKTTWQSIAADEYGFYANVNPTVDHPRWTQARERRLPNSLFKPNVRDTQMFNGYSDEVASLYTGLDLRKNY